From the genome of Fusarium keratoplasticum isolate Fu6.1 chromosome 11, whole genome shotgun sequence, one region includes:
- a CDS encoding MFS domain-containing protein gives MTSLFPDQPSKETASGQEGQTIEKGLALEPNDARNPSLDDSSVDGSNFVRAQLGLDSLNPDFSLPQYLLSRQIDVAVKDNAPIDLSKFQSPFTWSTKKKITILSGTFMASMLAAYSAGAYALASEPLRHKWNVGDTAFNAGITLFVGGFGCTPMILAPVSELHGRYWVFVGSGVVFFLGTLGCALTDSYPGMLVSRFVTGCGAAVFATLTGGVVSDLYHKQDRNTPMALYSLSIMVGTGLGPLVSGIAVDHLGWRWIFYLQLIAIGATTAVLFLFFGETRSNVLLRRMCKELNTMQYETATGAIVQFSPSVAEALHLDISIIWRSFAFPLKLLVTESVVFWFSVWASFAWAILYMQFSSIGIVFRGVYGFNSTQVGAVYTAVIVGSILSIFLALVQEPIVRRVFPHKAPSSTPEQRLFSPCVQSILLPIGLFWFGFSAKTSVSWVSPALAVGSCTMGIFSIYLAVFNYLADTYHQYASSALAAQSLCRNLLGGVFPLITARMISSLTLGGTGGLLGGLGLLLTTIPWLLYFFGRKIRSRSPFAREMEH, from the coding sequence ATGACTTCTTTATTTCCAGACCAGCCTTCGAAAGAAACCGCTTCCGGGCAGGAGGGGCAGACCATAGAGAAGGGCTTGGCGTTGGAACCCAACGACGCCAGGAACCCCTCTCTCGATGACTCTTCCGTTGACGGGTCAAACTTCGTTCGAGCTCAACTTGGGCTGGACTCGCTCAATCCTGACTTTTCACTTCCGCAATACCTCTTGTCTCGTCAGATAGACGTTGCCGTTAAAGACAATGCACCAATCGATCTCTCCAAGTTCCAATCGCCGTTTACCTGGTCGACCAAGAAAAAAATTACCATCCTGTCAGGAACCTTTATGGCTTCGATGCTTGCAGCCTACTCTGCCGGTGCTTACGCCCTTGCCTCAGAACCGCTGAGGCACAAGTGGAATGTCGGCGACACGGCCTTCAACGCAGGTATCACCTTGTTTGTGGGCGGCTTTGGCTGTACGCCCATGATCCTTGCACCCGTGAGCGAACTGCACGGTCGATACTGGGTCTTTGTTGGCTCTGGAGttgtcttcttcctcggtaCCCTAGGTTGCGCACTCACGGATAGTTACCCCGGCATGTTGGTCTCCCGGTTCGTCACTGGATGTGGTGCTGCCGTCTTTGCAACACTCACAGGAGGTGTTGTGAGCGACCTCTACCACAAACAAGATCGTAACACACCTATGGCGCTTTACTCTCTCTCAATCATGGTCGGCACAGGCCTTGGACCACTGGTCAGTGGAATTGCCGTCGATCACTTGGGGTGGAGATGGATCTTTTATCTTCAACTCATCGCCATCGGAGCCACGACGGCagttctcttcctcttcttcggagAGACGCGCAGCAATGTGCTCTTGAGGAGAATGTGCAAAgagctcaacaccatgcaGTACGAAACGGCGACTGGAGCGATCGTGCAATTCTCTCCCTCTGTCGCAGAAGCCCTGCACCTCGACATCAGCATCATCTGGAGAAGCTTTGCGTTCCCCCTTAAGCTGCTAGTCACCGAGTCTGTTGTGTTTTGGTTTTCCGTCTGGGCTTCGTTCGCTTGGGCTATTCTGTACATGCAGTTCAGCAGTATCGGAATTGTTTTTAGAGGCGTTTACGGCTTTAACAGCACCCAAGTGGGAGCGGTTTATACGGCAGTCATTGTTGGATCGATCCTCAGCATCTTTTTGGCACTCGTTCAAGAGCCTATTGTTCGAAGAGTCTTCCCTCACAAGGCCCCATCAAGTACTCCCGAACAGcgtctcttctctccctgcGTCCAATCCATCCTATTGCCTATCGGCTTGTTCTGGTTCGGATTCAGTGCGAAAACCAGCGTATCTTGGGTTTCGCCAGCGCTGGCTGTGGGCTCCTGCACAATGGGAATTTTCAGCATTTATCTGGCTGTGTTCAATTACCTGGCCGACACCTATCATCAATACGCCTCGTCGGCCCTGGCAGCCCAGAGTCTCTGCCGGAATCTATTGGGAGGAGTGTTTCCGCTCATCACAGCGCGCATGATCTCAAGCTTGACATTGGGAGGTACAGGAGGTTTGCTCGGTGGTCTTGGATTGCTGTTGACTACTATTCCTTGGTTGTTGTATTTCTTTGGACGCAAGATTCGGTCGCGGAGTCCGTTTGCCAGGGAGATGGAGCATTAG
- a CDS encoding CENP-V/GFA domain-containing protein — protein sequence MSADPDQNLTITAQCLCRAHSYSTSISRSSLPLQGSICHCMSCRHVTGAMYTSHIKWPGLTREILSSSLARYEFTSNVSLLFCGTCSSPLFWEEYYKDKPEVLDVFTGALDNATVKNLITFPDQIFVGDTEDGGLSQWLLNVNEDGIESRRWKARAIKSETFDNDRPALVGASDEHLQSPRDIPIQCRCKGVDLVLRRSPDDFSPTESGSLPFFVDPTTHRHIATFDACNTCRSMFGVEIVNWTFALLRQMHYASHTEQPGFPQSAQELLKAVSGPDRDARLGTLSLYKSSPDVQRYFCSRCSASVFYAVDDRPDLVDVAVGLLDAPEGARAERDLIWNMGSRVGGEDDVVGGWREGFVNRVKETAEKWRVDRGYPKTWRRLAAEKSA from the coding sequence ATGTCAGCGGACCCGGACCAGAACCTCACAATCACGGCTCAGTGCCTCTGCAGAGCGCATTCTTACTCGACATCGATCTCCCGCTCTAGCCTCCCTCTCCAAGGATCGATATGTCACTGCATGTCCTGCCGACATGTCACCGGAGCCATGTACACTAGTCATATCAAATGGCCTGGCCTGACTCGCGAGATTCTTAGCTCCAGCCTGGCGCGTTACGAGTTCACGTCAAATGTGAGCCTGTTGTTCTGCGGGACTTGCTCTAGCCCACTGTTCTGGGAAGAATACTACAAAGATAAGCCAGAGGTGCTTGATGTGTTTACGGGAGCATTGGATAATGCTACAGTAAAAAACCTGATCACTTTTCCGGATCAGATCTTTGTCGGAGATACCGAGGACGGGGGCCTTTCTCAGTGGCTGCTGAATGTGAATGAAGATGGTATAGAATCAAGGCGCTGGAAAGCAAGAGCTATCAAAAGCGAGACATTCGATAACGATAGACCGGCGCTAGTGGGCGCATCGGATGAACACCTCCAAAGCCCAAGGGATATCCCCATTCAGTGCCGTTGCAAGGgagttgaccttgttcttcgGCGGTCCCCAGACGACTTCTCACCTACTGAATCCGGTTCACTGCCCTTTTTCGTTGATCCAACAACCCACCGACACATCGCGACTTTTGACGCATGCAACACTTGCCGCTCTATGTTTGGAGTCGAGATTGTCAACTGGACCTTTGCTCTGCTTCGCCAAATGCACTATGCGAGCCACACGGAGCAACCTGGTTTCCCGCAATCAGCGCAAGAGCTCCTAAAAGCTGTCTCCGGCCCCGATAGAGATGCTCGTCTTGGAACCCTGTCGCTATACAAGAGCTCGCCAGACGTTCAGCGGTACTTTTGCTCGCGATGCTCCGCTTCCGTCTTTTACGCTGTCGATGATCGTCCCGACCTCGTCGATGTGGCGGTTGGTCTTCTCGATGCACCAGAGGGGGCCAGGGCTGAAAGAGATTTGATTTGGAACATGGGCTCAAGGGTCGGTGGCGAAGACGACGTGGTTGGTGGATGGCGGGAAGGATTTGTCAACCGGGTTAAAGAAACAGCGGAGAAATGGAGAGTCGATAGAGGCTATCCCAAGACCTGGAGAAGGCTTGCAGCAGAGAAGAGTGCTTGA